One Argentina anserina chromosome 6, drPotAnse1.1, whole genome shotgun sequence genomic window, TAGTACATGGTAAGGTGAGGGACAATTATGTCTAATTTCTCTAATATGTAACATATCAGTGAGGCATTCTGGGTGCTTAAAAGCCATAAAGAAGGGAcaaaggagaagaaagagCAGTCACCAGTGAATAGCAGCTATGATTAGGCTGTTCAAGGTGAAGGAGAAGCAGAGAGAGCTTGCCGAAGCCAATGGAGGGTCACCTCTGAAGAGGCAAAGCCCTGGAGAGTTGCGGCTTCATAAAGATATATCTGAGCTGAATCTACCAAATTCTTGTGCAATATCATTTCCCAATGGCAAGGCTGATCTTATGAACTATGAGGTTTCAATTAAACCAGATGAAGGATACTACACAGGTGGTAAGCTCATCTTTTCGTTCGAAGTTTCTTCTATCTACCCACATGAAGCCCCAAAAGTCAAGTGTAAGACCAAGATCTACCATCCTAACATTGACTTGGAAGGAAATGTCTGCCTCAACATCCTACGAGAAGATTGGAAACCTGTTCTTAATATTAACACCATTGTTTATGGATTGTATCATCTTTTCACGGAACCAAATCATGATCATCCCTTAAACCATGATGCAGCTGCAGTGTTGAGAGACAACCCAAAGATGTTCGAGTCCAATGTGAAAGGGCAATGACTGGTGGATATGTGGGGCAGACTTTATTCCTAAGATGCATTTAACTTTTGTTTGGGTACACCACAGTGCTGGTTGATATATTATCTTGACATGGATGTGAGATTGTAATATTTGTTGTGCAAActgcattttctttcttcatcttcattcaAGTGTGGATGGAATTGTGGTGTTCAAAACTATTCAACTTTTGTGATGCTGGTAATGCTACTATGTTTATgtgcaacaaaaaaaaaagacataaatgccgatttgcaccctaaatttagttgaaattgtcaatttgcaccccgaacttgcatttgagtcaatttacctcctaaacttggtaaaatttGCCGATTTACatcccgaacttgtatttgagttaatttacctcctaaacttagtaaaaattgccgatttgcaccccatctgttaaatttaactgtttatatccaattttgcgtcacatgtcatacacatgaggggtaatgttgtcattttctatttatatttttcttaaaaacaaataaaaatattctttaaaatgaggattattttgttaatcaaattatttatttacatcttttttctacctacttaaccctattttgaattatatattcaatatacccacccattcaaatatagtgtgttgtgtataaatatatttttatatgtacacattgttggaggatgaacaaaacgagaataataacgacataatagaacaaaacgtaaccgtttattgattgataatgatgccaatatataggcattacataaccacaatcagtaggattcagagtcctaatctattacagagatgcgaatctatctctaacaggaaacctaataaggctaacacacacaatggtagaatagtaattctctcagaacacacatttatttttaattttcaatgtatttatttatttatattttttctaatatcttttaacataccatatcacataaaataataaatatataaattaataacatgtttcgaaaaaacaaacattgtagcaagtgtttctcttaagtaattttattaatttatttcattattcaatatgaataaatatataatgacaatactaccccttaaatgcatgacatgtgacttaaaattggattgaaaacattaaatttgacGGAtagggtgtaaatcggcaatttttaccaagtttaggaggtaaattgactcaaatgcaagttcagggtgtaaatcggcaatttttaccaagtttaggaggtaaattgattcaaatgcaagttcggggtgcaaattgacaattttagccaaatttgaggtgcaaatcggcatttatgctaAAAAAACATATCAGTGATATTTACTAAATATTAAGCGTCGTGAAAGTGGTACTATTCACAAGGTTTTTGGCTTATTTACAGTTTTGCCATTCGGTGTGATTTGGTTTCAGTTGACGCGTGTTAACTGTGTTGTTTTTTTGTTCCTCCACGTTTCTCCCCTTCTCTCACTTCCTTTCTTCTTATGAAATTCTTTCCCAACGACCTTTCATCATTTGTCGAGCACTCGAGCTGTGGTCTTTTTTCGGATCAGTTATAATTGATTTGCAGATCGAAGTCGGGCTCCTGCTtcgttttcatcattttctttgttgTGTGTTGGCTATCATCAGTAGGCGACTAGCCAGGTGTTTGATTTCGAGAAATTGCGCTTCAGTTTGAGGCCATCAGGTTATGCATTTTTTACATTTGTTTATTGGGTTTGTTGGGTAGTGAGAttgatttgttgttgtttggttGTGGGGATTGAGTTTGTTTTCTTCTGTCTAATACTCTAATTCTTCTTTATAAATTGATGGATGTCCAGTGTTATATTCTTCTTTATAAATTGATGGCTGTCCAGTGTTATATTGTGCATTTATATAAGTTCTGTTGGATTGAATGGAATCGAAGCCGGTTGGGTTGTTTATTGTGATTACCTTTGAGAATTCATCTGTTTTTGATTTGGCTAATGAGTTTTGAGGTAGGGAGATCAATATGTTTCGGTGTAAGTCCCTCCATTATTTATTATTCTTTGTTCTACTTGGGTTTGAAAAATCAGTGgatgagaaaaaaagaaagagatgaGTACGTATGTGGGTTTATGTGGGGTTGGTTCTCCATTTAAGCTGTTTTTTGGGTGATTGTGTGCTGTGTTCAATTCCTGTCGAATTGTAGTTACTTTCTTCATTAAATTTGTCTATCATGCTTGCAATTGTGTTTTGGAGGTAGTTTCAAAAGATTCTTATGCCTGCACATGTATGTTAttatatgagagagagagagagagagagagagagagagagaggtgcaTGTCCTATGTTTTTCATGTGAGTTTTGGAGGAGCAGACAGATATTGATAGGAGTTTGTTTTTACATGTGACTTGCATTTTCAATTTGAAGTTTGTTCCTTTTAGGATTAGTAGGATTCAGTTATTGCTAGGACTCTTCTTCAAAACTTTTACTTATAAGTACCTTAGTATTCTCAATCTAATGCTTTTAATGACTTCTAATAGTCGGTTATTTTAGCTTAGGGGTAGAATTTATATTCTATCGATGCTTACTTTATTTTGGGTTTTCAATTTTGCAGCTACGAAGTTCTTCTCCACCAACAAATCACACTTCCAGCTAGGGGGACTACAGTTCATGGAAACAGCTTAGATGGCAGTGTGATAGGTATTTTCTACTAATTATTTATTCGTAGTTTTTATTCTTTCAGTCATTTggtttgtaaattttattgttgagAGTGATCGCTGGAATGCAATTGTAATACACATTAGCATTTATAAACTCTGAAATGTTATGAGACCAGTAAATGCATGCAGCCACTTGAGAACTCTAGCTACATATTTAGATAATTAGACTTTAAAATGATACAGTCATATTAGTCTTGATCCACAAAAGTAAGAAACCAAAACAAGATGCCAAGTAAATGATACCCAAAAACCAGGTTACGATATAGGAATAAATAGATGAGCTACTCAATATTGATTTGAGAATTAAGTAAGTTGTGTATGTCCGACTTTATAATAACAGATATATGTTACCTTCTCAACCTATATCATTTAATATTAACCTCTCCCATTTTTTATCCTAATATCTTATACATCCTAGCCTCTCCAATTTCTATCCTTTTATCATTTAACTGTTACTCAATTTTTATTAATCAAATTCTTCTGTTTAATGATGATATTGAGGTATGCTGTATTAATTGgatgtaaaataaaaaagcatAAGAAATTGGAGAGGTTAGGATGGAAAGGATAAAGGATATAAGTTTGATAAGGTATCGTCTGTTAATATCAAGATTGAGATTGATAAAAACTAATTAATGGGATCTTTCTTTAtccttgatgatgaaattccAGTTTATTATctttatttgtcatatgttgTATATGCTGCTGTACTTCTTAAAATGTTCATATGTTCTTTTCATCTTCAAGGTAAAAATTAAGACTCCATGCATGTCTTCTTCTTATCCCATTTTCCAATTTACACATCTCTTAATTGCTCTTTTAAAATCAAGAAAGGCTGAAAAATAACTGATGATTTCTAGATTAATCAATGGACCATAAATGTGCTCAAGATTTTGAGCCGagataaacaagaataaatgCAGCTATTTTCTGTggattgatttttgttttataatcAAGTTTACTTGATTATCTTTTTGTGTCCTTCTTCTAATAATATGGGCTTATGCAGGGCCAACTATGTTGAGCTGTAATACTACCAAAACTACTCCAAAATTTTCTACATGTCAGTGTGATAAAAAGATAtatttcagattggatttgaCCACTAATCCAAGCTGTAATACTACCAAAAGGCAGTTATCATTTGTAGGACTGGATTTGATACCAATCCATATTATTTTGGTTGAGCTCTTTATTATGTAAATGTTTATGAAGTAGGTCATGTCTGAAAAGTGTTTGTGACCATGCtagtaatatatatttttgctaGCAGTTCCAACTGCAGTTGTGAATTTAGTCTTAAATACTGTAGCATATGTGTTGGTGGTGATATTACTACGACATTGTATACTATATCATGTTGTAAATCATGAGATAAGAGTGTTAAACTATGTTCCCTATCCTTTTGTGCttagttttaaaaataagaacaACAAGGATTGAGCAGTGCCGAATGTAATTCACAGTTATGCACTACAACAACTATGAACTTTGTGGCTATAATTGCACTCTAAACATGACTTTCTTTTGAGTTGCAGGATAAAAAGCTATATTGCAATCCACTCTAATGTGGTTTGTTTCTGAACAAGGATGGAGGTAACTATGTTGCTTAACACAAAACAGATGACTAATAAATCATGGGAGCTGGTCAGTAAACAATTTTGCACTCTTTTTTTCccactttcttcttctctttaccTTTCAGACTTGAAGGAAACAAACGAGGATATTCAGATTTACAGAATGAAGTTACTCTCAGTCACCATATAGATTATGTTCTGCAAAGGAAGCTAGACTTGGATCGAGATGTGGGCGAGATATATTTGGCTCTGCTTACCGGGAAATTACAACATAACTGAAAGAAACAAATCAGAAGTACAACTTCTCTCTGGAAAAATTTGAGGACACATTATTATCAAGTTGTGGTTTCTCAAGTATTTTGATTATCTTTGATTAAAACTAAATTGACTCATCTCTCATAAACTTGGAATATTTGTGTGATGATTCTTTCTATCGGAATATTTaatcaaaattattattttgcaACCTCTTTCCAGTACCTATAATATACCAATTTCTTCATGCCTTGCAATaaacatttaattaatcataaatcAGTATATtaatgagagaaaaaaaataacaaaataaaaatattaagatGTATTTAATTGTAAAAGTTTAATGTATGACACAATATACCAAGCCGGCGCATAACGCGGCGTTGACACTAGTATATATCATGCATGAAACCTTCCGCTCAAAACAGAAAAGAGGTCATAAACTTGCTATTTATTTGATTAAATAAAGTCGGTGCTAATGAGCTTACGCGTGCATGTAGAGCGGtcgttatattttattttccagAAGTGACGACAAGGTGTTAATCAGCTCAACTGAGACATGTTGAAGATGGTGACATGTCACTAGAGTAGCGCAGGCCGGAGCCACAAGATCGGTCAGGATAATTACAGTTCTTAGCACAGATTTATAataaatgaatgcaattataGAAAGTTAGCCAGCATTGTACACTTTCCTAGAGAATAATATCAGATACCCGTTCCTctttcttcgtcttcttccattttcttcatcattaTTGAAAATATAGCAACAAGAAACGTAACCTAGCCACCTCGGGCGTATCAGAATGTAATCTCAGCGTTGCGGCCAATATCTAACAAAATATGCCTTCGGCCATAACAAGCATattattatgtatatatacggCTGAAGCATACTCACCAACTAGCTAGAGAAATCGACTTATGCATAATTAACTTAGTTTGTTTAACAATGGCCATGAAACGATACAGAACTGCTGCAGCTCTAATCGGGATTTCCTATTTGGTTGTTTTTCCGAACATGGTGTTTGGATTTGCCCCAGTTAGATGGACTGTTGGAGGTGAAGATGGTACGTGGGGGGATCCAAATTTTGATTACCAAGCTTGGGCTGATCACGTAAGATTTTATGCCGGAGATGAATTGCGTGAgtaatcatatatatgcaagcatgcatgaaattttaaaataagatttgagTTTTCCCTGGTGAATgtctttatttaattttagttgtAACAAGCAGATCACTTACATCTgcattgtatttttttttttccggaaGTATTACTTTACTTGACAACCTTTGGCGTTTCcattttttcagttttcaacTACGATCCAACTTATTCCAATGTCGTCGTAGCAGTGTCCCAGGACGATTTTGATCAATGCATTTACGAACCAAATTATGGTGTCTATTATAGTGGCCAAGACACATTGGTCTTGACTGATGTTGGCAACTACTATTTCATGTGTGAAGGATTATGCGAAAGTGGCACGAAGTTCATTGTCAGAGCCAAGCAATTCGAAGGAAATAAATGAATGCGCGTAGGTTCTTATTCATCTGTGTAATCAGTTAGAATATGGACGACATGCATGATCATTCACACACCTTTGGAGAAGGAGAATAAATCTACGTACCCAGTGTTTGTCTCTGAATTATTGCTTGTTTCCAAACGTATTCAATGATACCAGTCCTTGTACTCAGTTTGTTCATAAGAATACTGTAATACTTGGCTCGCAAGTCGCAAGCCATGATTAGCCAGTAGCCAAGGCTAGCTGCCTCAAACTCCGGTAAATGCTTGACCTGTGTCAAATCACATATCTTCAATTCCTCTTTAGTCTTTACCAATGTGGTTGGCTTCTCGATCTCTCTCAACTCCTTTATCCTGtgttgatatattttttttgtgctCGTTCAGAGCATTGCTCAACTGAGTTTATGATTACATAATTGAATATACCGGTTGACATTTGGATGACTTTCTTAAGAACCGGCCTACCTTGTGAGACAGTGATGAATATTCGTTAAGGGTTGGTTTTGGACAGATCGTAAGAGCAAATTGCAGTTGTGCTGATATTCAGAGCAGAGATCGAATTAATGGTGTTACTCTCGCAAGATTTGTAATGACTTTAAGAGTAGTTGGAACTTGGGTTATGCGCCACGAACTATACTTTCAGGATGAAAGTACCAAAGAAGAGAGTTGAAGCTTGTCAAATAAAATTAGTCAGCTAACTGGAGTTGGACAGACTTGACAATCCATGGCTAGTCAGCCAATGAAAATATGGTAGCCTGGAGAAATATTATATACAGTGATCTTTCTACTAGACTACTAGTCAATCATATAGGTACGTAGATTAAtttcacaaaacaaatatagaAGCAGGTTAGGATGGATCGACAAAAACATCAGACATATCTACCGGCGGTAGAATTTAATCTCAACGTTGTGGCCAAAGCGTTATGCCTTCAGCCGGAACAATATGTaaagtatatatatctacTTATACGTGCGTTGTGCCATAACTGcggttggaaaatggttagaaaaattatttaaaactaaattttaattgattaatttaattaagttaaacttataattaatcaaagatgaacatagatttgagttctccataatgagggctacaagatcatatgtttgtttgtgtaatttggtttgtgggtgaataagaaattgtcactcaaagatgactACTTAGAATGAAGGAAATGTATTTgccccacattggaaaagagaaatgTTAAAaatactttatatagaatccattgtgtatggattgtaaagtgtgtaagcccccttataccctctcgcgcacgaggggtggggtgcaaatcctaggtcacaagggaaactcgtgtatgcccgtgcgacctgcggacacgaatgcaacaccgaattaagggtcggaacgcagattctttttgcatttctgaaaattcggttctgacttttcaaattcttcttttgtaacaactgagttattgtgtgttatgaagaattataacagaattgaaatcaatgtttgtaacatatgtaactcatatatgttatgatcttttaatttctataacagccatcttattaattgctgattgcaaatcctcacagtataaatagccaccatcctttcattgtaaaatcattccattcgaaacacaatcctctcccactctcaaaattcCTAGCTTTTCtttggtgatagaaagaggtacctttcgagttcgttgaaggttctagttagtagtgcaactttctagaatcgtttagtcgttatatcctgggagacaagagacaagcatccttgcaccggtagaggaggcgtaaacgtcttaaggacagtgtggtatcacacacgtctcgactagttcttccatcatcaatcgttcggtgttttggttgaatttcttttcgtgttcttcatttctgatttataattatttataattcagcttattaaattatatatgcaatatatcactgttgattataacaatcttaagacgtttaattttgatattgcttatataatttgtattcgatatttatctacaatttttcaagtaaacttacaccttgtgtgtatgtgtttcagtttctaaaaatgactaacggagaaaattctggaaatggcaAGGGACCTTTGGTGCCA contains:
- the LOC126800555 gene encoding basic blue protein-like; this translates as MAMKRYRTAAALIGISYLVVFPNMVFGFAPVRWTVGGEDGTWGDPNFDYQAWADHVRFYAGDELLFNYDPTYSNVVVAVSQDDFDQCIYEPNYGVYYSGQDTLVLTDVGNYYFMCEGLCESGTKFIVRAKQFEGNK
- the LOC126800549 gene encoding NEDD8-conjugating enzyme Ubc12-like — encoded protein: MIRLFKVKEKQRELAEANGGSPLKRQSPGELRLHKDISELNLPNSCAISFPNGKADLMNYEVSIKPDEGYYTGGKLIFSFEVSSIYPHEAPKVKCKTKIYHPNIDLEGNVCLNILREDWKPVLNINTIVYGLYHLFTEPNHDHPLNHDAAAVLRDNPKMFESNVKGQ